Proteins from a genomic interval of Diceros bicornis minor isolate mBicDic1 chromosome 34, mDicBic1.mat.cur, whole genome shotgun sequence:
- the LOC131397678 gene encoding vomeronasal type-1 receptor 4-like: protein MIHVVHASSSPAGSSSSEDKYQSWRTDRMAPRDLAIGMIFLLQTTFGILGNFSLLYHYLFLYFTGCRLRSTDLIIKSLIVANLLVLFSSGIHYTMSSFGWYNVRNDFACRFFPYVRAVGRGVSIGNTCLLSVVQAMMISPRNSRWAELKVKALKCIVPSIFLCWILQMLVNVIYPMYMSSNGSHKNITNRKSFGRCSAIRHDKTRDSLNAVLLSLPDVFCLGLMLLASGRIVFILYRHRQRLQHILSTNVSPRSSPESRATKTILLLVSTFVFFNTLSSILQAVVALFNKPTWLLLNVNSVIVLSFPSLSPFMIMGHDSSASGLCFAWIRNTKSSNLMRKMLTVSSCTVFIR from the coding sequence ATGATACATGTGGTCCACGCCTCCTCTTCCCCTGCAGGATCCTCTAGCTCAGAAGACAAATATCAGTCGTGGAGAACTGACAGGATGGCCCCCAGGGATTTGGCAATAGGAATGATCTTCTTATTACAGACTACCTTCGGAATCCTAgggaatttctctcttctttaccattatctcttcctttatttcacCGGGTGTAGGCTAAGGTCCACAGACTTGATTATCAAGAGCCTGATTGTAGCCAACTTATTGGTCCTGTTCTCTAGTGGAATCCACTATACAATGTCATCTTTTGGGTGGTATAATGTCCGTAACGATTTTGCATGCAGATTTTTCCCCTATGTTCGTGCAGTGGGCAGGGGTGTGTCCATTGGTAACACCTGTCTCTTGAGTGTAGTCCAGGCCATGATGATAAGCCCCAGGAACTCCAGGTGGGCAGAGCTTAAAGTGAAAGCTCTCAAGTGCATTGTCCCTTCAATTTTCCTGTGCTGGATCCTGCAAATGCTGGTGAATGTCATTTATCCTATGTATATGAGTAGCAATGGGAGCCACAAAAACATCACAAACAGAAAAAGTTTTGGACGCTGTTCTGCCATTCGTCATGACAAAACCAGAGACTCATTAAATGCAGTGTTGCTGTCATTGCCTGATGTTTTCTGTTTGGGGCTCATGCTCTTGGCCAGTGGCCGCATAGTTTTCATCCTGTACAGGCACAGGCAGAGGCTCCAACATATTCTTAGTACCAACGTCTCCCCCAGATCCTCCCCTGAGTCCAGGGCTACCAAAACCATCCTTCTCCTGGTGAGCACCTTTGTCTTTTTTAACACCCTTTCCTCCATTCTTCAGGCAGTTGTGGCTCTTTTTAATAAACCCACCTGGTTACTCTTGAATGTCAATTCAGTAATCGTTCTGTCTTTCCCAAGTCTCAGTCCCTTTATGATCATGGGCCATGACTCTAGTGCATCCGGGCTGTGCTTTGCCTGGATAAGAAATACAAAATCCTCTAATCTCATGAGAAAGATGTTAACTGTATCTAGTTGTACAGTGTTCATTCGGTAA